From the Manis javanica isolate MJ-LG chromosome 11, MJ_LKY, whole genome shotgun sequence genome, one window contains:
- the CYB561A3 gene encoding lysosomal membrane ascorbate-dependent ferrireductase CYB561A3 isoform X1 — protein MCNFHFIQECLIRMAMGWFCLPFCALWLLGSMCILFTIYWMCYWHGGFAWDDTIFMFNCHPVLMVAGMVVLYSAASLVYRLPWSWVGPKLPWKFAHAFLHLTAFILTILGLVAVFRFHNHKNTANLYSLHSWLGITTVFLFACQWFLGFAVFLLPWASLRLRSLLKPIHVFFGASILSLAIASVISGINEKLFFSLQNATNLYSSLPSEAVFANSTGMLVVVFGLLVLYILLASSWKCPEPEILTERQPLLHDGE, from the exons ATGTGTAATTTCCACTTCATCCAGGAGTGCCTGATCAGAATGGCTATGGGATGGTTCTGTCTGCCTTTCTGTGCACTATGGCTCCTGGGCTCGATGTGCATCCTCTTCACCATCTACTGGATGTGCTACTGGCATGGAGGCTTTGCTTGGGATGACACCATTTTTATGTTCAACTGTCACCCAGTGCTCATGGTTGCTGGCATGGTGGTGCTCTACAGTGCTG CTTCACTGGTGTACCGCCTGCCTTGGTCATGGGTGGGACCCAAGCTGCCCTGGAAGTTTGCCCACGCATTCCTGCACCTGACAGCCTTCATCCTGACCATCCTGGGGCTGGTGGCCGTCTTCAGGTTTCACAACCATAAAAACACTGCCAACCTCTATTCCCTGCACAGCTGGCTGGGCATCACCACCGTCTTCCTCTTTGCCTGCCAG TGGTTCCTGGGCTTTGCCGTCTTCCTGCTGCCCTGGGCGTCCCTGAGGCTGCGCAGCCTCCTTAAACCCATCCACGTCTTCTTTGGAGCCTCCATCTTATCTCTGGCCATTGCGTCTGTCATTTCCGGCATTAATGAGAAGCTCTTCTTCAGTCT gcAAAATGCCACCAACCTGTACTCCAGTCTGCCCAGTGAGGCTGTCTTTGCTAACAGCACTGGGATGCTGGTGGTGGTCTTTGGGCTGCTGGTGCTATATATCCTTCTGGCTTCATCTTGGAAATGCCCAGAACCAGAGATCCTGACGGAAAGACAG CCCCTGTTGCATGATGGAGAATGA
- the CYB561A3 gene encoding lysosomal membrane ascorbate-dependent ferrireductase CYB561A3 isoform X2, with the protein MAMGWFCLPFCALWLLGSMCILFTIYWMCYWHGGFAWDDTIFMFNCHPVLMVAGMVVLYSAASLVYRLPWSWVGPKLPWKFAHAFLHLTAFILTILGLVAVFRFHNHKNTANLYSLHSWLGITTVFLFACQWFLGFAVFLLPWASLRLRSLLKPIHVFFGASILSLAIASVISGINEKLFFSLQNATNLYSSLPSEAVFANSTGMLVVVFGLLVLYILLASSWKCPEPEILTERQPLLHDGE; encoded by the exons ATGGCTATGGGATGGTTCTGTCTGCCTTTCTGTGCACTATGGCTCCTGGGCTCGATGTGCATCCTCTTCACCATCTACTGGATGTGCTACTGGCATGGAGGCTTTGCTTGGGATGACACCATTTTTATGTTCAACTGTCACCCAGTGCTCATGGTTGCTGGCATGGTGGTGCTCTACAGTGCTG CTTCACTGGTGTACCGCCTGCCTTGGTCATGGGTGGGACCCAAGCTGCCCTGGAAGTTTGCCCACGCATTCCTGCACCTGACAGCCTTCATCCTGACCATCCTGGGGCTGGTGGCCGTCTTCAGGTTTCACAACCATAAAAACACTGCCAACCTCTATTCCCTGCACAGCTGGCTGGGCATCACCACCGTCTTCCTCTTTGCCTGCCAG TGGTTCCTGGGCTTTGCCGTCTTCCTGCTGCCCTGGGCGTCCCTGAGGCTGCGCAGCCTCCTTAAACCCATCCACGTCTTCTTTGGAGCCTCCATCTTATCTCTGGCCATTGCGTCTGTCATTTCCGGCATTAATGAGAAGCTCTTCTTCAGTCT gcAAAATGCCACCAACCTGTACTCCAGTCTGCCCAGTGAGGCTGTCTTTGCTAACAGCACTGGGATGCTGGTGGTGGTCTTTGGGCTGCTGGTGCTATATATCCTTCTGGCTTCATCTTGGAAATGCCCAGAACCAGAGATCCTGACGGAAAGACAG CCCCTGTTGCATGATGGAGAATGA